Proteins encoded in a region of the Panicum hallii strain FIL2 chromosome 3, PHallii_v3.1, whole genome shotgun sequence genome:
- the LOC112886429 gene encoding sialyltransferase-like protein 2 → MKRRHLPPVLFLLALSLLSLSFRRYLFLPRGPSPYAADALLRRLAATDVGGDQVLAEAAALFANASVSSFPSLGNHHRLLYLRLPYRSNATSAPRQRAVSRLRVPFQTLPSDESLLAAFRASLRSFLLAHRLRRRDTNVAAVMGDLAGLLGRPRRFPTCAVVGNSGILLGSCRGAQIDAHDLVIRLNNARVAGYAADVGAKTSLSFVNSNVLHYCAVRSAITTPGCACHPYGRAVPMAMYVCQPAHLLDALICNATATPASPFPLLVTDARLDALCARITKYYSLRRFVATTGEPPSNWTTRHDERYFHYSSGLQAVVMALGACDEVSLFGFGKAAGAKHHYHTNQKKELDLHDYEAEYQFYHDLQARPEAVPFLDEAPGFKVPPVKLYW, encoded by the coding sequence ATGAAGCGCCGCCATCTCCCGCCGGTCCTCTTCCTACTCGCACTCTcgctcctctccctctccttccgGCGCTACCTGTTCCTGCCCCGGGGCCCGTCCCCATACGCCGCCGACGCGCTCCTCCGCCGGCTCGCCGCCACCGACGTCGGCGGGGACCAGGTCCTGGCCGAGGCGGCCGCGCTCTTCGCCAACGCCTCGGTGTCCTCGTTCCCCAGCCTCGGCAATCACCACCGCctcctctacctccgcctccctTACCGCAGCAACGCCACCTCCGCCCCGCGGCAGCGCGCCGTCTCCCGCCTCCGCGTCCCCTTCCAGACGCTCCCCAGCGACGAAtccctcctcgccgccttccgcGCGTCCCTCCGCTCCTTCCTTCTCGCGCACCGTCTCCGCCGCCGGGATACCAATGTCGCCGCCGTCATGGGCGACCTCGCGGGCCTGCTCGGCCGCCCGCGGCGCTTCCCCACCTGCGCCGTCGTCGGCAACAGCGGCATCCTCCTCGGGTCCTGCCGGGGCGCGCAGATCGACGCGCACGACCTCGTCATCCGCCTCAACAACGCCCGCGTCGCGGGCTACGCCGCCGACGTCGGCGCCAAGACCTCGCTCTCCTTCGTCAACTCCAACGTCCTCCACTACTGCGCCGTCCGCTCCGCCATAACCACCCCCGGCTGCGCCTGCCACCCCTACGGCCGCGCGGTCCCCATGGCCATGTACGTCTGCCAGCCGGCGCACCTCCTCGACGCGCTCATCTGCAACGCCACCGCCACGCCGGCCTCCCCGTTCCCGCTCCTCGTCACCGACGCGCGCCTCGACGCGCTGTGCGCGCGCATCACCAAGTACTACTCGCTGAGGCGGTTCGTGGCCACGACCGGGGAGCCGCCGAGCAACTGGACCACGAGGCACGACGAGAGGTACTTCCACTACTCGTCGGGGCTGCAGGCGGTGGTGATGGCCCTGGGGGCGTGCGACGAGGTGAGCCTGTTCGGGTTCGGGAAGGCGGCGGGGGCGAAGCACCATTACCACACCAACCAGAAGAAGGAGCTTGACCTGCACGACTACGAGGCCGAGTACCAGTTCTACCACGACCTTCAGGCGCGGCCGGAGGCGGTGCCGTTCCTCGACGAGGCGCCGGGCTTCAAGGTGCCGCCGGTGAAGCTGTACTGGTGA